TTAGTTTACTTGTTTTCACTATACTGTTTCATATAGTTCACCAACTCTAGTTCTAAATAAATGTTTCACAATAATGCAGGTTGAATGTACCATACCTAAAGATGATGGCACCTTGCAATCTTATGTAGGGTTCAGGGTTCAACATGATAATGCCAGAGGCCCCATGAAAGGAGGAATCAGATACCATCCTGAGGTtaacactaaaaaaatttcaatttactaattACTCAAGGTTTTTATCTATGGTTGTGGTAAAGACATGCATTCTTTTGATTGAACAAGTAGTCCAGCACTGAATTGCTATCAGATTTTTGTCAACAATAATCATTTGATTTCTTTCCCCTAATTTTTTGTATAActtagaaataaaaagaaaatgttggGATATTCCTCTGAACAGCCATATCTTTAATAAAggcttaattttcttttagtccctcaatttaggggatttgtttttttagtcctcaaaataaaaaattgcattttctagtcctcaaattaaaaaaaaaaatgctcttTTTAATCACTGCCAaaatttgagagactaaaatCTGCGAATTTTTATTTGAGGAAAGGGACAAAAAGAATGTTTTTCGAATTTGAGggattaaaaagtttaaatttttgtttgggAGACTAAAAGAACAAACCCCCTGAgttgaaggactaaaaacacataattaagtgtttgataaaagataaaagctaTGGTTCAAATTACAACTTTTCTGTGAACCAGTCCCTGGAACTGTTTATATTTGTATATGGTGTGTACTTTAGATTCTCGGTTCTCACTCTGAATCATTTAATGGAATAAATAGGTTGACCCTGATGAAGTGAATGCTTTAGCACAACTAATGACATGGAAAACAGCTGTAGCAAATATACCATATGGTGGTGCCAAAGGAGGGATAGGGTGTGACCCAGCAGAATTAAGTATATCTGAATTAGAAAGACTTACTAGAGTTTTTACACAAAAAATTCATGATTTGATTGGAACTCACACAGATGTGCCAGCACCTGATATGGGAACAGGACCACAGGTCAGTACTAATTACACAGATTTAGAATTGAATCTGCTGCTATTTGTTTAagattatatatactttttatgtTACTGTTAATTTATATTTGACTTAAATACATGTTGATTGTAAATCCCCAGACATTGTCTTCAAttcctaccaataaaaaaaaatagatgttgaTATGATTTTTGGAATTCAATATTATCTTACTGTGTGGTTACGCATGTAGACCATGGCATGGATACTAGATGAGTATTCCAAATTCCACGGTTACTCTCCTGCAGTAGTGACTGGAAAACCTATAGTAAGTAATTGTTTGTTTCATTTCAATGGCCATTGAAGTGAAATCAAATCATATGCTTAATATATCATTGCCCTTATGTTTTTTCAAACTAGGATCTTGGTGGATCTCTCGGTAGAGACGCGGCTACAGGACGAGGAGTCCTCTTTGCAACAGAGGCTTTGCTTAATGAGTATGGGAAGAGTGTATCTGGACAACGGTTTGTCATACAGGTACTTGTTGTGTCTTGTACATTTACTCCAATTGATCTCTATGCTAGTGAATGAATAATGCATTATGCCAGTTTTAAAATGATGTTCAAAGTAATGGTCCATGAAGACATGATTGTGGTAGtaataacaaatgaaacttTGGGTTGTCTTGTTAGAGATTCCCACATATCAGTAGTTAGTCACAAGCTATTTACAGTAAATAGTTACTAATCttgttttaaatataaacaaaaaaaattgtttcacacTAACTAAGAAAGCTgattaataacatttatttccatcaatctcaattaaaagttattttcctAAATTGTCTTTGATTGAAATTTGATATCAAGAATAAGAAGTCATTAGAATTTAAATCCCTTATTAAATGAAGGGTATTTTAGAGATAAAATCATTAACTGaagtaaaattagttgaaatttgcttacatttaaaactaaaacacattttttttattatatttaaaaccgGAGGAAGGAAGTTAGAACAATTAGTCAATTAGAAAGGTTGGAAGGACCCTTTTACTCTTCTGTTTTTAACTACAGCCTATAGGAGAAGAATGAAGCATTAGCTATATAGATGGTAAAGAACTGCTGAAAGAAGTTCTTGAATTTAGTATTATGATGAATTTGACATAAACTCATATATTGTGTATTTCTTCAGGGTTTTGGAAATGTAGGGTCATGGGCTGCCCAATTAATTAGTAATAAAGGTGGAAAAGTTGTTGCTGTGAGTGACATAACTGGAGCCATAAAGAACAGCAATGGTCTTGACATCCCAAGCCTACTTGAGCATTCCAAAGTGCACAGGGGAGTAAAAGGATTCAATGGTAGTGATCCAATAGACCCTAACTCAATATTGGTTGAAGATTGTGATGTTCTAGTCCCAGCAGCTCTTGGGGGTGTCATCAATAGGTGATTTTcctaatttaactacaaaattcTTTTGTTCTCAACTCAGGCAAATAAGGGACACCtcaaaatatttgattattttaacaAACTACATGATGGCACAGTACCATCATCATTATAGCTTACtttgaaagcaaaaataaaattgaaccaCCCCTTTTTCTTTGTTAGCTTAGTAATTGTCTCCTGATATAAGCAATATTCTAAagttgaattatataataaggAAAATGTCTAAAGCTAATttgttcttttataattttattcatctttTGGTATGGTTGAAGGGAAAATGCAAATGAAATCAAGGCCAAATTTATTGTGGAAGCAGCTAATCACCCAACTGACCCAGAAGCTGATGAGGTTAGTCTGaattttctcttcctttcccTTCTTCAAACAAGAAAGAAGAAATGCACTATTGTTAACTACCTTCCTAACTtgcagattttgaagaagaaaggggttgtGATCCTCCCAGACATATTTGCAAATTCAGGAGGCGTTACAGTTAGCTACTTTGAGTGGGTTCAGgtaactattatttatttaatgaatcatATGATTTCACAAAGAATGattcaataaataattgtaaaatttatatgaTTGAAAGAATTTCTAACCTTAAATAAAGGTGTAATAATGACAATTAATGAGTTGATTATTATATGTATGGTTTACAAATAAGAATGTAAGATTAGATACAAGAATTCTTTCaaataggaaacaaaaaaagaaagtttttaaATGGGATAAAAGAGtaagaaatttcaaatgaaatagTAAGGATagaattgagaagaaaaagaagttagTAACTTATGAACTAATTTATTTTCCATAAGCTACCAAATAAGTTTGTGTatcaaataagtttattttggtCAAAGTAGCTTATAAACTCTTCAAAGGCCTACCAAACATAGCCAA
The Glycine max cultivar Williams 82 chromosome 16, Glycine_max_v4.0, whole genome shotgun sequence genome window above contains:
- the GDH1 gene encoding glutamate dehydrogenase 1 isoform X1, whose product is MNALAATNRNFKLASRLLGLDSKLEKSLLIPFREIKVECTIPKDDGTLQSYVGFRVQHDNARGPMKGGIRYHPEVDPDEVNALAQLMTWKTAVANIPYGGAKGGIGCDPAELSISELERLTRVFTQKIHDLIGTHTDVPAPDMGTGPQTMAWILDEYSKFHGYSPAVVTGKPIDLGGSLGRDAATGRGVLFATEALLNEYGKSVSGQRFVIQGFGNVGSWAAQLISNKGGKVVAVSDITGAIKNSNGLDIPSLLEHSKVHRGVKGFNGSDPIDPNSILVEDCDVLVPAALGGVINRENANEIKAKFIVEAANHPTDPEADEILKKKGVVILPDIFANSGGVTVSYFEWVQNIQGFMWDEEKVNNELKTYMTKGFKDVKEMCKTHECDLRMGAFTLAVNRVARATVLRGWEA